One segment of Tamlana crocina DNA contains the following:
- a CDS encoding 3'-5' exonuclease has protein sequence MQLNLTKPICFFDLETTGVNITTDRIVEISVLKVFPNGTQESKTWLVNPEMPIPKEVTAIHGISDEKVANEPTFKELAKDIYNMIKDSDLGGFNSNRFDIPLLAEEMLRADIDFDMKNRLAIDVQTIFHKMEQRTLSAAYKFYCDKTLEDAHSAEADTNATYEVLKAQVEKYDELENNTKFLAEFSSRKKFADFAGFITYNKKGEECFSFGKHKGKLVTEVLEKEPGYFGWLLNADFPLYTKKVLTAIKLRSFNNKLG, from the coding sequence ATGCAACTCAATTTAACCAAACCCATCTGTTTTTTCGATCTGGAAACTACGGGGGTTAACATCACAACAGATCGTATTGTAGAAATTTCGGTACTAAAGGTATTTCCCAACGGTACACAGGAAAGCAAAACCTGGCTGGTAAATCCAGAAATGCCCATTCCGAAGGAAGTCACCGCCATTCACGGCATTTCAGATGAAAAAGTAGCCAACGAACCGACGTTTAAAGAATTGGCAAAAGACATTTACAATATGATTAAGGATTCCGATTTGGGCGGGTTTAACTCCAACCGATTCGATATTCCGCTGTTGGCAGAGGAAATGTTGCGTGCCGATATTGATTTCGATATGAAAAACCGTTTGGCCATTGATGTGCAGACCATTTTCCACAAAATGGAACAGCGTACCCTAAGTGCAGCCTATAAATTTTATTGCGATAAAACCCTTGAAGATGCGCACAGCGCCGAGGCCGATACCAATGCCACTTATGAAGTATTGAAAGCCCAAGTAGAAAAGTACGACGAGTTGGAAAACAATACCAAATTTTTGGCCGAATTCAGTTCCCGAAAAAAGTTTGCCGATTTTGCCGGTTTTATCACTTACAATAAAAAAGGCGAAGAGTGTTTTTCGTTTGGAAAGCATAAAGGGAAATTGGTTACCGAAGTTTTAGAAAAAGAACCCGGCTATTTTGGCTGGTTGCTCAATGCCGATTTTCCGTTGTATACCAAAAAGGTGTTAACAGCAATTAAATTGAGAAGTTTCAATAATAAATTGGGATAG
- a CDS encoding dihydrolipoamide acetyltransferase family protein: MAKFELKLPKMGESVAEATITSWLKDVGDSIEMDDPILEIATDKVDSEVPSEVDGVLVEKFFNVDDVVQVGEVLAIIETEGEDETDASAEAEEEGAPEEKEVVEELTQTITKAKEMVAPVVSNSDRFYSPLVKNIAKQEGLTQQELDALKGTGKDGRVTKNDILAYLESPNGDRPHSTPETVQPEKQSTSKKEESPSNKPKPAAPVLSSGDDEIIEMTRMGKLVAQHMVDSVQTSAHVQSFIEADVTNIWNWRKKVKDAFAKREGENLTFTPIFMEAVAKALRDYPLMNISVKGDTIIKKKKINLGMAAALPDGNLIVPVIKNADQLNLVGMTKQVNDLANRARLNQLKPDEVQGGTYTVTNVGTFGSIMGTPIINQPQVGILALGAIRKVPAVIETPEGDFIGIRYKMFLSHSYDHRVVNGALGGMFVKAVKDYLEAWDCNREI; encoded by the coding sequence ATGGCAAAATTTGAGCTTAAGTTGCCGAAGATGGGCGAAAGCGTTGCGGAAGCAACCATTACATCTTGGTTGAAGGATGTGGGAGACTCCATTGAAATGGACGACCCAATTTTAGAAATAGCGACCGATAAAGTGGATAGTGAGGTACCGAGTGAGGTAGACGGTGTGTTGGTTGAAAAGTTTTTTAATGTAGACGATGTCGTGCAAGTAGGTGAAGTTTTAGCCATAATTGAAACTGAAGGCGAAGATGAAACGGATGCTTCAGCCGAAGCAGAAGAGGAAGGTGCTCCTGAAGAAAAGGAAGTAGTCGAGGAGCTTACGCAAACCATTACCAAAGCTAAAGAAATGGTAGCTCCGGTAGTTTCCAATAGCGATCGGTTTTATTCGCCATTGGTTAAGAATATTGCCAAACAAGAAGGACTTACCCAACAGGAATTAGATGCCCTTAAAGGAACGGGAAAAGACGGACGTGTAACGAAAAACGATATTTTGGCTTATTTAGAGAGCCCTAATGGGGACAGGCCGCACTCAACGCCAGAAACGGTACAACCGGAAAAACAGTCCACTAGTAAAAAAGAAGAAAGTCCATCAAATAAGCCTAAGCCAGCAGCACCTGTTTTGAGCAGTGGCGACGACGAAATTATCGAGATGACCCGAATGGGGAAATTAGTGGCCCAGCACATGGTCGATTCGGTACAGACTTCGGCACATGTGCAAAGTTTCATTGAAGCCGATGTCACCAATATTTGGAATTGGCGTAAAAAAGTAAAGGACGCTTTTGCCAAGCGAGAAGGTGAAAATTTAACCTTTACGCCAATTTTTATGGAAGCGGTGGCCAAGGCGTTACGTGATTACCCGCTAATGAATATTTCCGTAAAAGGCGATACCATAATCAAAAAGAAAAAGATTAATTTAGGGATGGCAGCTGCCTTGCCCGATGGAAACTTGATTGTTCCGGTCATAAAAAATGCCGATCAACTTAATTTGGTAGGTATGACTAAACAGGTGAACGATTTGGCCAACCGTGCCCGACTCAACCAACTTAAACCCGATGAAGTTCAAGGTGGAACTTACACTGTAACCAATGTGGGGACATTTGGAAGTATTATGGGCACGCCTATAATCAATCAGCCGCAAGTGGGTATTTTGGCTTTGGGGGCTATTAGAAAAGTGCCAGCGGTAATCGAAACTCCAGAGGGCGATTTTATAGGTATCCGATACAAAATGTTCTTATCGCATTCGTACGACCACCGCGTGGTAAACGGTGCTTTGGGCGGCATGTTTGTTAAGGCTGTAAAAGATTATTTGGAAGCTTGGGATTGCAACAGGGAAATTTGA